One genomic window of Magnolia sinica isolate HGM2019 chromosome 3, MsV1, whole genome shotgun sequence includes the following:
- the LOC131239613 gene encoding anthocyanidin-3-O-glucoside rhamnosyltransferase-like, with protein MGHTSTTTHIAMFPFFAFGHISPFIQLSNKLSKDPTIKISFLSAPGNIPRISSTLSSTVQIIPLEIPSVDGLPPGLESTAEMTPPQTELLKKAVDKMKPQIETLLAHLRPHIIFHDFTHQWLPSIATPLNIKTFFFSVFSAISGAYIMVPGRNSQNAPTVEDLKKPPPGFPPATIATLKSYEARDFLYVFMNFGGPCVYDRGVACMDNSSAIVFKTCLEMEAPYVKFVEAQYKKPVLLAGPVVPQPPIGALDHQWADWLGKFQEKSVIFCSFGSETFLKDDQIRELILGLEMAGLPFFVVLNFPDGEDKVARLKSALPEGFEERVKDKAVVHTGWVQQQHILAHVSVGCLVCHAGLSSITEALVNDCQLVLLPQKGDQFLNSRLVSGDLKAGVEVKRDEENGYFGKEDLCTAVKAVMESVEKEPGKTVRENHRKWRDFLRDTDVHEKFLKDFVVEMKTMVHGTGTCNGKD; from the coding sequence ATGGGTCATACCagcaccaccacccacattgccATGTTCCCATTCTTCGCATTCGGCCACATCAGCCCCTTCATCCAGCTCTCAAACAAGCTCTCAAAGGACCCCACCATCAAGATTTCCTTCCTCTCAGCCCCAGGCAACATCCCTCGTATCTCCTCTACCCTCTCATCCACCGTCCAAATCATCCCCCTCGAAATCCCATCCGTCGATGGCCTCCCGCCGGGCCTAGAGAGCACGGCAGAAATGACCCCACCCCAGACCGAGCTCCTCAAGAAGGCCGTTGACAAGATGAAACCCCAGATAGAGACCCTCCTGGCCCACCTCCGTCCCCACATCATCTTCCACGATTTCACCCATCAATGGCTGCCTTCCATTGCCACTCCACTCAACATCAAGACCTTCTTCTTCTCCGTCTTCAGCGCCATCTCAGGCGCTTACATCATGGTCCCCGGCAGGAATTCCCAAAATGCCCCCACCGTTGAGGACCTCAAGAAGCCGCCTCCGGGATTCCCGCCCGCCACCATCGCGACACTGAAATCCTACGAAGCTAGGGATTTCCTATACGTTTTCATGAATTTCGGTGGTCCGTGCGTCTACGATCGCGGCGTGGCCTGCATGGACAACAGCTCCGCCATCGTTTTCAAGACCTGTTTGGAAATGGAAGCTCCCTACGTGAAATTCGTCGAGGCCCAGTACAAAAAACCCGTCCTTCTAGCCGGGCCGGTGGTCCCGCAGCCGCCAATCGGAGCCCTCGATCATCAGTGGGCCGACTGGCTCGGGAAGTTCCAGGAGAAATCCGTCATCTTCTGCTCCTTCGGGAGTGAAACCTTCCTGAAAGACGATCAGATCCGAGAGCTGATTCTTGGGTTGGAGATGGCGGGACTACCATTTTTCGTGGTACTGAATTTCCCAGACGGGGAAGATAAGGTAGCCCGCTTGAAGTCAGCATTACCGGAAGGGTTCGAAGAAAGGGTGAAGGATAAGGCGGTGGTGCATACAGGATGGGTGCAGCAACAGCACATACTGGCGCACGTTAGCGTAGGGTGCTTGGTGTGCCACGCGGGTCTGAGTTCTATCACCGAGGCGCTCGTTAACGACTGCCAGCTCGTGCTTCTACCGCAGAAGGGCGACCAGTTCTTGAACTCTAGGCTGGTGAGTGGGGATCTGAAGGCGGGTGTAGAGGTAAAAAGGGACGAAGAGAATGGGTATTTTGGGAAAGAGGATTTGTGTACGGCTGTGAAGGCAGTTATGGAGAGTGTTGAGAAGGAGCCTGGGAAGACAGTAAGAGAGAATCACAGAAAGTGGAGGGATTTTCTGCGTGATACCGACGTGCACGAGAAGTTTTTGAAGGATTTTGTGGTGGAGATGAAAACAATGGTGCACGGCACCGGCACCTGCAATGGAAAAGACTAA